In the Sarcophilus harrisii chromosome 3, mSarHar1.11, whole genome shotgun sequence genome, one interval contains:
- the PEF1 gene encoding peflin has protein sequence MSSYPYGQGYPGTAGQAPGAPPGSYYPGHPQYGGGLPPGGAYGGPAPGGPYRPPPGGGAYGHPNPGGLPSGAPGGPYGGSAPGGPYGQPATNPYNAPQPGPYGQGPSAGNIPPGVDPEAYSWFQTVDSDHSGYISVKELKQALVNSNWSTFNDETCLMMINMFDKTKTGRIDLFGFSALWTFIQQWKNLFQQYDRDHSGSISYNELQQALSQMGYNLSPQFTQLLLSRYCPRSASPAMQLDRFIQVCTQLQVLTEAFREKDTSMQGNIRLSFEEFLIMTASRML, from the exons GGCTACCCAGGAACTGCTGGACAGGCCCCAGGAGCCCCACCAGGCAGTTATTACCCAGGACATCCCCAGTATGGAGGGGGGCTACCCCCTGGTGGGGCTTATGGAGGCCCAGCTCCAGGAGGGCCCTACAGACCACCACCTGGTGGTGGAGCCTATGGACATCCCAACCCTGGGGGGCTCCCCTCAGGAGCTCCTGGAGGACCCTATGGAGGTTCTGCCCCAGGAGGTCCCTATGGCCAGCCTGCTACAAATCCCTATAATGCCCCCCAGCCAGGACCTTATGGGCAAGGCCCATCAGCAG GAAACATTCCTCCTGGTGTAGACCCTGAAGCTTATTCCTGGTTCCAGACAGTGGATTCAGATCACAGTGGCTACATCTCTGTGAAGGAGCTCAAGCAGGCCTTGGTCAACTCCAATTGGTCCACATTCAATGATGAAACCTGCCTCATGATGATAA ATATGTTTGACAAGACGAAAACAGGCCGGATCGACCTCTTTGGCTTCTCTGCCTTGTGGACCTTCATCCAGCAGTGGAAGAACCTCTTCCAGCAATATGACCGAGACCACTCAGGCTCCATCAGCTACAATGAGCTGCAGCAAG CTTTGTCTCAGATGGGTTATAACCTGAGCCCCCAGTTCACGCAGCTCCTGCTTTCCCGGTATTGCCCCCGCTCTGCCAGCCCCGCCATGCAGCTGGACCGCTTCATCCAGGTGTGCACCCAGCTGCAGGTGCTGACCGAGGCCTTCCGGGAGAAGGACACAAGCATGCAGGGCAATATCCGGCTCAGCTTCGAGGAGTTCCTCATCATGACAGCCTCCCGGATGTTGTGA